In Lineus longissimus chromosome 7, tnLinLong1.2, whole genome shotgun sequence, a genomic segment contains:
- the LOC135490600 gene encoding early endosome antigen 1-like isoform X3: MFKKLLNRGAQPTSPQTPPARPPGQTPSQEEQQGFICPMCHMSLESADALQAHFKNHDSDTDQLEKGFICPMCMSSLSSAEALQNHYERNHDPSITSANRDGDVLALRQELDDLRTSLKDANMALEEEKWYSTELKKEFEKMKDEKGSDEAGKGDADQEIDLLKQQLKASEESRSLLSSEIMLLRKQYAELMESNSTMKQDKDRLEQKAAQLSLDIVSSKAKADEAEGQKAGIEEHVMSYRQELADKSKQINDLETQLAQRPSVDDVNVLKEELVQVQTLMDKLAQEKEAEVAQLKEQNTTVGTELREAERLVVELQAKVDLAPKLDDMKNLQDSLSASSEQLVQQLEQKQQSILSLTEDLNKTKFNLDQLTAELRSSQEDGENLKSELESKGLELNGVSAELVDQTLTCKELQEELNKVQGQLQQRETSLSSLEKSLGESKQSAQSELYEREQQFTALKLELDTMGNTLKTKEAALSESSKGVQDLQESLNKKSTKNAELKAQLREVRGQLEDEVRKVQARDGKIKEMEELVSQTKDSVQHLEEERVDLIGKIEAGAGVETAISQLNQEKETLQNKIVNLQQTLVTKTSESEKDLNNMHQQLQQIKAEVQGSQDQCSQLDGLVKEKEEKLAETLQKCSDLEAELRIKSELLLATEAAKTSQRADLENHLKTAQHTIDEKHHEITKLKQQLDEVSNDHASKKEECKSLENELKEQKKKLNVLEQKSTHLETNISEKDNVISKLNQSKADLEKQLEEKGKQLTESTSRMQSLETMANGITVKLQESKTQYDKLEKDLHQRIEALSITEKTKRDVEGQLKSVEVTLKEREMNIQNLKSSIDKMQASHASEVNAVHEELSQLQDSSRETHEKLEDQIASLQAEKSKLALEKSSLQTSLDDGSSDFIEKESKLQQEKSELRTNIENLKKQLAEKDTSLEQLSKELKKEKSTLEEKLRVESLMSMKLGELETLKHDLNEKVVGLEKDLATAVTTYQSKLEVSVKKEKELEQMLEQKEGRQVDMQKKIEDTTERCNQLEKNLKNSNHTTTELQDKLATTELDLKNSMDNEIALNLSLEQMSEIKKSLDGKLIDLDASLASMRRDKNSLEEEKVILEDKIVELKRQESNNQDVILSLNKDLDSSKSNLEKVAWDKEKELSSQNDAKQLLINQKLELQNLIKGLQIQSDKLRRDLDESKEVANHVQTMLREANSKLQDELAAESSLKTSLQNELDEMRARMNMQISALNENLGTIRSDLNSANQILKQKDQQIDETSGQRLELEAKLDNNNDERRVLLERCLSSETECEKLREKTAEMRRRLDDSQAALQELGRENQSLQIQSSKTTNRKWLDDKDTANCLACDKAFSVTVRRHHCRNCGHIYCNECSSRMAPIASSKKPVRVCDSCFIELGQHRSNSITLSTKS, encoded by the exons ATGTTCAAAAAGCTCCTAAATCGCGGGGCTCAG CCCACTTCACCCCAGACGCCTCCTGCCAGACCACCGGGGCAGACTCCCAGTCAGGAGGAACAACAG GGGTTCATATGTCCGATGTGTCATATGTCCCTCGAGTCTGCAGACGCCCTTCAGGCTCACTTCAAAAATCATGACTCGGACACTGACCAACTGGAGAAG GGTTTCATCTGTCCTATGTGCATGTCATCGTTGTCTTCTGCTGAAGCGTTACAGAATCATTACGAGAGAAATCACGACCCGTCGATCACGTCAGCCAATCGGGACGGAGATGTGTTGGCCCTACGCCAAGAGCTGGACGATCTTCGAACATCACTGAAG GACGCTAATATGGCTTTGGAG GAAGAGAAGTGGTACTCCACCGAGTTGAAGAAGGAATTTGAGAAAATGAAAGACGAGAAGGGATCTGATGAAGCAGGGAAAGGTGACGCTGACCAGGAGATAGACCTGTTGAAGCAGCAGCTGAAGGCATCAGAGGAGAGCAGGTCGCTGCTCTCCTCAGAGATTATGCTCCTCAGAAAACAG TATGCGGAACTGATGGAGTCCAACTCGACCATGAAACAAGACAAGGACAGGCTCGAACAGAAAGCCGCCCAGTTGTCGTTAGATATTGTATCGTCGAAAGCCAAGGCGGATGAAGCGGAGGGTCAAAAGGCAGGAATTGAGGAACATGTCATGAGCTATCGGCAGGAGTTGGCGGACAAGTCTAAACAGATTAATGATTTGGAGACGCAGTTAGCTCAGAG GCCGTCAGTCGACGATGTCAACGTCCTGAAAGAAGAACTTGTTCAAGTTCAGACGTTGATGGACAAACTAGCACAAGAGAAAGAAGCAGAGGTCGCCCAACTCAAGGAACAGAATACGACTGTTGGCACCGAGCTACGCGAAGCCGAGAGACTTGTCGTGGAACTCCAGGCCAAGGTGGATCTTGCGCCCAAGCTTGACGATATGAAAAACCTGCAGGACTCACTCTCGGCGAGCTCTGAACAACTTGTACAACAACTCGAGCAGAAGCAGCAAAGTATATTGTCGCTGACTGAGGATCTGAATAAG ACCAAATTCAACTTGGATCAACTCACAGCAGAGTTGAGGTCCTCTCAGGAAGACGGCGAGAATCTGAAATCGGAGCTGGAGTCAAAAGGTCTCGAGCTTAACGGAGTGAGCGCGGAGTTGGTGGATCAGACCTTGACGTGTAAGGAGCTACAGGAGGAGCTTAATAAG gttcAGGGGCAGCTACAACAGAGAGAGACATCTTTGAGCAGCTTGGAGAAGAGTCTAGGAGAATCTAAACAATCGGCTCAGTCGGAGCTTTACGAGAGAGAGCAGCAGTTCACAGCGTTAAAACTAGAGCTCGATACT ATGGGCAATACTCTTAAAACCAAAGAGGCAGCACTGTCTGAGAGCAGCAAGGGGGTTCAGGACTTACAGGAGAGTCTGAACAAAAAGTCAACCAAGAATGCTGAGCTGAAGGCACAGTTGAGagaggtcagaggtcaactTGAGGACGAGGTCAGAAAGGTTCAGGCAAG GGATGGAAAAATCAAAGAGATGGAAGAACTGGTTAGCCAGACGAAGGATTCTGTGCAACACCTTGAGGAGGAGCGCGTCGACCTGATTGGAAAGATTGAAGCGGGTGCAGGGGTGGAGACAGCCATCAGTCAACTCAATCAAGAAAAG GAAACACTTCAAAACAAGATAGTAAATTTACAGCAGACGTTGGTCACCAAAACGTCAGAATCGGAAAAAGACTTGAATAACATGCATCAGCAACTTCAGCAAATCAAAGCGGAGGTTCAAGGATCCCAGGATCAGTGTTCACAACTGGATGGCCTTGTGAAAGAGAAGGAGGAAAAGCTGGCGGAAACTTTGCAGAAATGTAGTGATTTGGAGGCGGAATTGAGAATAAAG AGCGAACTCCTACTCGCCACCGAGGCAGCCAAAACCAGCCAAAGGGCCGACCTGGAGAACCATCTAAAGACGGCTCAACATACCATCGATGAGAAACACCACGAGATTACCAAACTGAAGCAACAACTGGACGAG GTTTCCAATGACCATGCGTCAAAGAAGGAGGAATGTAAAAGTTtagaaaatgaattgaaagaacaGAAAAAGAAATTAAACGTTCTTGAGCAGAAATCGACACACCTTGAAACGAACATTTCAGAAAAGGATAACGTTATTTCTAAACTCAACCAGTCCAAGGCGGACTTGGAAAAACAATTGGAGGAGAAGGGAAAACAGTTAACCGAAAGTACGAGTCGGATGCAATCACTGGAAACGATGGCTAACGGTATCACTGTCAAGCTGCAGGAGTCCAAGACACAGTATGATAAGTTGGAGAAGGATCTTCATCAAAGG ATTGAGGCCTTGTCGATTACTGAGAAGACAAAGCGAGATGTAGAAGGGCAGCTGAAGAGTGTCGAGGTGACCTTGAAGGAGAGGGAGATGAATATTCAGAACCTCAAGTCGAGTATTGACAAG ATGCAGGCGAGCCATGCATCAGAGGTGAACGCCGTTCATGAGGAGCTCAGTCAACTCCAGGACAGCAGCAGAGAGACACATGAAAAATTAGAGGACCAG attgcATCTCTCCAAGCAGAGAAGAGTAAACTAGCTCTGGAAAAGTCATCACTTCAGACTAGCCTTGATGATGGTAGCAGCGATTTCATTGAAAAGGAAAGCAAACTTCAACAAGAAAAG TCCGAACTGCgaacaaatattgaaaatcttAAGAAACAACTCGCAGAGAAGGACACAAGTCTCGAGCAGCTTAGCAAAGAGTTAAAGAAGGAAAAATCGACATTGGAGGAGAAACTCCGCGTTGAATCGTTGATGAGTATGAAGCTTGGTGAACTTGAGACGTTGAAGCATGATCTGAATGAGAAAGTGGTCGGTTTGGAGAAAGATTTGGCGACGGCTGTGACTACTTACCAATCCAAG CTTGAAGTCAGTGTGAAGAAGGAAAAGGAACTAGAGCAAATGCTTGAACAGAAAGAAGGCCGCCAGGTCGACATGCAGAAAAAGATCGAG GACACTACCGAAAGATGCAATCAGCTcgaaaaaaatttgaagaattccAACCACACGACGACGGAGCTACAGGACAAACTTGCCACAACGGAGTTAGACTTGAAAAATTCCATGGACAATGAAATCGCCTTGAATCTGTCTCTTGAACAAATGAGTGAG ATCAAGAAGAGTTTGGATGGAAAGTTGATCGATCTTGATGCTTCATTGGCATCCATGAGACGGGATAAGAACTCACTTGAGGAGGAAAAG GTTATCCTTGAAGACAAGATAGTTGAGCTAAAACGTCAGGAATCAAACAACCAAGATGTCATCTTGAGTCTTAATAAGGACCTGGATTCGTCGAAGTCAAATCTAGAGAAAGTTGCCTGGGACAAAGAAAAG GAATTATCTAGTCAAAATGATGCCAAGCAGCTGCTGATAAATCAAAAGTTGGAACTGCAGAATTTGATCAAGGGGCTTCAGATACAATCTGATAAG CTTCGGCGAGACTTGGATGAATCTAAAGAAGTTGCTAACCATGTTCAGACCATGCTCCGGGAGGCGAACTCAAAGTTACAAGATGAGCTG GCAGCAGAGTCCAGCCTGAAAACTTCCCTTCAGAACGAACTCGACGAGATGCGAGCTAGAATGAACATGCAGATATCCGCCCTGAATGAAAACCTCGGCACGATCCGTTCGGATCTAAACAGTGCTAATCAAATCCTCAAACAGAAAGATCAACAGATTGATGAAACTTCAGGCCAACGGTTGG AACTGGAAGCCAAACTAGACAACAACAACGACGAGAGGCGCGTTTTATTAGAACGGTGCTTGTCAAGTGAAACGGAATGTGAAAAGTTACGTGAGAAGACAGCCGAGATGAGACGGAGACTGGACGATTCGCAGGCAGCCCTGCAAGAACTTGGGCGGGAAAACCAGTCATTGCAGATACAGTCGTCAAAAACAACAAATCGCAAGTGGCTTGATGATAAAGACACTGCAAACTGCCTTGCCTGTGATAAAGCTTTCTCTGTGACCGTCAGAAGG CATCATTGCCGTAATTGTGGCCACATCTACTGCAATGAGTGCTCATCAAGAATGGCGCCTATCGCATCCTCCAAGAAACCCGTCCGCGTCTGCGATTCCTGCTTCATAGAACTCGGCCAGCACAGATCAAACTCAATCACTCTGTCCACAAAGTCATAG
- the LOC135490600 gene encoding early endosome antigen 1-like isoform X1, which yields MFKKLLNRGAQPTSPQTPPARPPGQTPSQEEQQGFICPMCHMSLESADALQAHFKNHDSDTDQLEKGFICPMCMSSLSSAEALQNHYERNHDPSITSANRDGDVLALRQELDDLRTSLKDANMALEEEKWYSTELKKEFEKMKDEKGSDEAGKGDADQEIDLLKQQLKASEESRSLLSSEIMLLRKQYAELMESNSTMKQDKDRLEQKAAQLSLDIVSSKAKADEAEGQKAGIEEHVMSYRQELADKSKQINDLETQLAQRPSVDDVNVLKEELVQVQTLMDKLAQEKEAEVAQLKEQNTTVGTELREAERLVVELQAKVDLAPKLDDMKNLQDSLSASSEQLVQQLEQKQQSILSLTEDLNKTKFNLDQLTAELRSSQEDGENLKSELESKGLELNGVSAELVDQTLTCKELQEELNKVQGQLQQRETSLSSLEKSLGESKQSAQSELYEREQQFTALKLELDTMGNTLKTKEAALSESSKGVQDLQESLNKKSTKNAELKAQLREVRGQLEDEVRKVQARDGKIKEMEELVSQTKDSVQHLEEERVDLIGKIEAGAGVETAISQLNQEKETLQNKIVNLQQTLVTKTSESEKDLNNMHQQLQQIKAEVQGSQDQCSQLDGLVKEKEEKLAETLQKCSDLEAELRIKSELLLATEAAKTSQRADLENHLKTAQHTIDEKHHEITKLKQQLDEVSNDHASKKEECKSLENELKEQKKKLNVLEQKSTHLETNISEKDNVISKLNQSKADLEKQLEEKGKQLTESTSRMQSLETMANGITVKLQESKTQYDKLEKDLHQRIEALSITEKTKRDVEGQLKSVEVTLKEREMNIQNLKSSIDKMQASHASEVNAVHEELSQLQDSSRETHEKLEDQIASLQAEKSKLALEKSSLQTSLDDGSSDFIEKESKLQQEKSELRTNIENLKKQLAEKDTSLEQLSKELKKEKSTLEEKLRVESLMSMKLGELETLKHDLNEKVVGLEKDLATAVTTYQSKLEVSVKKEKELEQMLEQKEGRQVDMQKKIEVLEREVAKSCNQCLNYEEQLVRLQENFRDTTERCNQLEKNLKNSNHTTTELQDKLATTELDLKNSMDNEIALNLSLEQMSEIKKSLDGKLIDLDASLASMRRDKNSLEEEKVILEDKIVELKRQESNNQDVILSLNKDLDSSKSNLEKVAWDKEKELSSQNDAKQLLINQKLELQNLIKGLQIQSDKLRRDLDESKEVANHVQTMLREANSKLQDELAAESSLKTSLQNELDEMRARMNMQISALNENLGTIRSDLNSANQILKQKDQQIDETSGQRLELEAKLDNNNDERRVLLERCLSSETECEKLREKTAEMRRRLDDSQAALQELGRENQSLQIQSSKTTNRKWLDDKDTANCLACDKAFSVTVRRHHCRNCGHIYCNECSSRMAPIASSKKPVRVCDSCFIELGQHRSNSITLSTKS from the exons ATGTTCAAAAAGCTCCTAAATCGCGGGGCTCAG CCCACTTCACCCCAGACGCCTCCTGCCAGACCACCGGGGCAGACTCCCAGTCAGGAGGAACAACAG GGGTTCATATGTCCGATGTGTCATATGTCCCTCGAGTCTGCAGACGCCCTTCAGGCTCACTTCAAAAATCATGACTCGGACACTGACCAACTGGAGAAG GGTTTCATCTGTCCTATGTGCATGTCATCGTTGTCTTCTGCTGAAGCGTTACAGAATCATTACGAGAGAAATCACGACCCGTCGATCACGTCAGCCAATCGGGACGGAGATGTGTTGGCCCTACGCCAAGAGCTGGACGATCTTCGAACATCACTGAAG GACGCTAATATGGCTTTGGAG GAAGAGAAGTGGTACTCCACCGAGTTGAAGAAGGAATTTGAGAAAATGAAAGACGAGAAGGGATCTGATGAAGCAGGGAAAGGTGACGCTGACCAGGAGATAGACCTGTTGAAGCAGCAGCTGAAGGCATCAGAGGAGAGCAGGTCGCTGCTCTCCTCAGAGATTATGCTCCTCAGAAAACAG TATGCGGAACTGATGGAGTCCAACTCGACCATGAAACAAGACAAGGACAGGCTCGAACAGAAAGCCGCCCAGTTGTCGTTAGATATTGTATCGTCGAAAGCCAAGGCGGATGAAGCGGAGGGTCAAAAGGCAGGAATTGAGGAACATGTCATGAGCTATCGGCAGGAGTTGGCGGACAAGTCTAAACAGATTAATGATTTGGAGACGCAGTTAGCTCAGAG GCCGTCAGTCGACGATGTCAACGTCCTGAAAGAAGAACTTGTTCAAGTTCAGACGTTGATGGACAAACTAGCACAAGAGAAAGAAGCAGAGGTCGCCCAACTCAAGGAACAGAATACGACTGTTGGCACCGAGCTACGCGAAGCCGAGAGACTTGTCGTGGAACTCCAGGCCAAGGTGGATCTTGCGCCCAAGCTTGACGATATGAAAAACCTGCAGGACTCACTCTCGGCGAGCTCTGAACAACTTGTACAACAACTCGAGCAGAAGCAGCAAAGTATATTGTCGCTGACTGAGGATCTGAATAAG ACCAAATTCAACTTGGATCAACTCACAGCAGAGTTGAGGTCCTCTCAGGAAGACGGCGAGAATCTGAAATCGGAGCTGGAGTCAAAAGGTCTCGAGCTTAACGGAGTGAGCGCGGAGTTGGTGGATCAGACCTTGACGTGTAAGGAGCTACAGGAGGAGCTTAATAAG gttcAGGGGCAGCTACAACAGAGAGAGACATCTTTGAGCAGCTTGGAGAAGAGTCTAGGAGAATCTAAACAATCGGCTCAGTCGGAGCTTTACGAGAGAGAGCAGCAGTTCACAGCGTTAAAACTAGAGCTCGATACT ATGGGCAATACTCTTAAAACCAAAGAGGCAGCACTGTCTGAGAGCAGCAAGGGGGTTCAGGACTTACAGGAGAGTCTGAACAAAAAGTCAACCAAGAATGCTGAGCTGAAGGCACAGTTGAGagaggtcagaggtcaactTGAGGACGAGGTCAGAAAGGTTCAGGCAAG GGATGGAAAAATCAAAGAGATGGAAGAACTGGTTAGCCAGACGAAGGATTCTGTGCAACACCTTGAGGAGGAGCGCGTCGACCTGATTGGAAAGATTGAAGCGGGTGCAGGGGTGGAGACAGCCATCAGTCAACTCAATCAAGAAAAG GAAACACTTCAAAACAAGATAGTAAATTTACAGCAGACGTTGGTCACCAAAACGTCAGAATCGGAAAAAGACTTGAATAACATGCATCAGCAACTTCAGCAAATCAAAGCGGAGGTTCAAGGATCCCAGGATCAGTGTTCACAACTGGATGGCCTTGTGAAAGAGAAGGAGGAAAAGCTGGCGGAAACTTTGCAGAAATGTAGTGATTTGGAGGCGGAATTGAGAATAAAG AGCGAACTCCTACTCGCCACCGAGGCAGCCAAAACCAGCCAAAGGGCCGACCTGGAGAACCATCTAAAGACGGCTCAACATACCATCGATGAGAAACACCACGAGATTACCAAACTGAAGCAACAACTGGACGAG GTTTCCAATGACCATGCGTCAAAGAAGGAGGAATGTAAAAGTTtagaaaatgaattgaaagaacaGAAAAAGAAATTAAACGTTCTTGAGCAGAAATCGACACACCTTGAAACGAACATTTCAGAAAAGGATAACGTTATTTCTAAACTCAACCAGTCCAAGGCGGACTTGGAAAAACAATTGGAGGAGAAGGGAAAACAGTTAACCGAAAGTACGAGTCGGATGCAATCACTGGAAACGATGGCTAACGGTATCACTGTCAAGCTGCAGGAGTCCAAGACACAGTATGATAAGTTGGAGAAGGATCTTCATCAAAGG ATTGAGGCCTTGTCGATTACTGAGAAGACAAAGCGAGATGTAGAAGGGCAGCTGAAGAGTGTCGAGGTGACCTTGAAGGAGAGGGAGATGAATATTCAGAACCTCAAGTCGAGTATTGACAAG ATGCAGGCGAGCCATGCATCAGAGGTGAACGCCGTTCATGAGGAGCTCAGTCAACTCCAGGACAGCAGCAGAGAGACACATGAAAAATTAGAGGACCAG attgcATCTCTCCAAGCAGAGAAGAGTAAACTAGCTCTGGAAAAGTCATCACTTCAGACTAGCCTTGATGATGGTAGCAGCGATTTCATTGAAAAGGAAAGCAAACTTCAACAAGAAAAG TCCGAACTGCgaacaaatattgaaaatcttAAGAAACAACTCGCAGAGAAGGACACAAGTCTCGAGCAGCTTAGCAAAGAGTTAAAGAAGGAAAAATCGACATTGGAGGAGAAACTCCGCGTTGAATCGTTGATGAGTATGAAGCTTGGTGAACTTGAGACGTTGAAGCATGATCTGAATGAGAAAGTGGTCGGTTTGGAGAAAGATTTGGCGACGGCTGTGACTACTTACCAATCCAAG CTTGAAGTCAGTGTGAAGAAGGAAAAGGAACTAGAGCAAATGCTTGAACAGAAAGAAGGCCGCCAGGTCGACATGCAGAAAAAGATCGAG GTGCTAGAACGGGAGGTGGCCAAGTCATGCAATCAGTGCCTCAACTATGAAGAGCAACTGGTCCGTCTGCAGGAAAACTTCAGG GACACTACCGAAAGATGCAATCAGCTcgaaaaaaatttgaagaattccAACCACACGACGACGGAGCTACAGGACAAACTTGCCACAACGGAGTTAGACTTGAAAAATTCCATGGACAATGAAATCGCCTTGAATCTGTCTCTTGAACAAATGAGTGAG ATCAAGAAGAGTTTGGATGGAAAGTTGATCGATCTTGATGCTTCATTGGCATCCATGAGACGGGATAAGAACTCACTTGAGGAGGAAAAG GTTATCCTTGAAGACAAGATAGTTGAGCTAAAACGTCAGGAATCAAACAACCAAGATGTCATCTTGAGTCTTAATAAGGACCTGGATTCGTCGAAGTCAAATCTAGAGAAAGTTGCCTGGGACAAAGAAAAG GAATTATCTAGTCAAAATGATGCCAAGCAGCTGCTGATAAATCAAAAGTTGGAACTGCAGAATTTGATCAAGGGGCTTCAGATACAATCTGATAAG CTTCGGCGAGACTTGGATGAATCTAAAGAAGTTGCTAACCATGTTCAGACCATGCTCCGGGAGGCGAACTCAAAGTTACAAGATGAGCTG GCAGCAGAGTCCAGCCTGAAAACTTCCCTTCAGAACGAACTCGACGAGATGCGAGCTAGAATGAACATGCAGATATCCGCCCTGAATGAAAACCTCGGCACGATCCGTTCGGATCTAAACAGTGCTAATCAAATCCTCAAACAGAAAGATCAACAGATTGATGAAACTTCAGGCCAACGGTTGG AACTGGAAGCCAAACTAGACAACAACAACGACGAGAGGCGCGTTTTATTAGAACGGTGCTTGTCAAGTGAAACGGAATGTGAAAAGTTACGTGAGAAGACAGCCGAGATGAGACGGAGACTGGACGATTCGCAGGCAGCCCTGCAAGAACTTGGGCGGGAAAACCAGTCATTGCAGATACAGTCGTCAAAAACAACAAATCGCAAGTGGCTTGATGATAAAGACACTGCAAACTGCCTTGCCTGTGATAAAGCTTTCTCTGTGACCGTCAGAAGG CATCATTGCCGTAATTGTGGCCACATCTACTGCAATGAGTGCTCATCAAGAATGGCGCCTATCGCATCCTCCAAGAAACCCGTCCGCGTCTGCGATTCCTGCTTCATAGAACTCGGCCAGCACAGATCAAACTCAATCACTCTGTCCACAAAGTCATAG